One stretch of Cohnella algarum DNA includes these proteins:
- a CDS encoding nitroreductase family protein, with protein sequence MSVAQTVRERRSIRSFNRLPVSRELILELLNDAVWAPNHGLREPWRFILIESPEGRERLADLAVNASGNMMRMKLLPAKLKELMKKKMAEIPASLVVVMKEEKNEHKREENFAAVCCLMQNMQLLGWERRLGMTWTTFEFIRSPVFREGLGVKEGEQIVGILHIGYFDKAPNPKPRTPAEKKLTIW encoded by the coding sequence GAGCGTCGCGCAAACCGTAAGGGAGAGAAGGAGCATCCGCTCGTTCAACCGGCTGCCGGTATCCCGAGAGCTGATTCTGGAATTGCTGAACGATGCGGTATGGGCGCCGAATCACGGGCTTCGGGAGCCTTGGCGGTTTATTTTGATCGAAAGCCCGGAAGGGCGGGAAAGGCTGGCCGATTTGGCGGTGAACGCTTCCGGCAATATGATGCGGATGAAGCTGCTTCCGGCGAAATTAAAGGAATTGATGAAGAAGAAGATGGCCGAAATTCCCGCCAGCCTGGTGGTCGTGATGAAGGAGGAGAAAAACGAACATAAGCGGGAGGAGAATTTCGCGGCCGTCTGCTGCCTGATGCAGAACATGCAGCTGCTCGGGTGGGAGCGAAGGCTTGGCATGACCTGGACGACCTTCGAGTTCATCCGCTCTCCCGTTTTCCGCGAAGGCCTTGGCGTCAAGGAAGGAGAACAAATCGTCGGCATTTTGCATATCGGATACTTCGACAAGGCGCCGAATCCGAAACCGCGCACTCCCGCGGAGAAAAAGCTGACGATTTGGTAA
- a CDS encoding histidine kinase → MRSYWLWLIFLIAAWLGAMLHIYPLEREIAWRLLLSAMFFAVYFLLPLIRERPALLTFATSLAALLAAVALWPAADGPPNPYPLILFALLVGHAAYSLKSAGAAVAGAFAVLAAFLPVLAGYPSLPLLFLVLFTAISAVALIQFRVLLSEREETAARGEALLSEYRRLKRRLISDEEAARQEERAYVGREIHDSVGHKLSALLMQLEVYRLKSGGETREMLTQLKGLAKESLEETRNEIKGNEWKAAVWETVSL, encoded by the coding sequence ATGCGTTCGTATTGGCTTTGGCTGATTTTCTTGATCGCGGCGTGGCTGGGGGCGATGCTGCACATTTATCCGCTAGAACGCGAGATCGCATGGCGCTTGCTGCTGAGCGCCATGTTTTTTGCCGTTTACTTTCTTTTGCCGTTAATTCGGGAAAGGCCGGCGCTGTTGACGTTCGCAACGAGCCTTGCGGCTTTGCTCGCCGCCGTCGCGCTCTGGCCCGCAGCCGACGGTCCTCCGAATCCGTACCCGCTCATCTTGTTCGCGCTGCTTGTCGGCCATGCGGCATACAGCCTGAAGTCCGCCGGGGCGGCGGTCGCGGGCGCTTTTGCCGTCCTGGCAGCGTTTTTGCCGGTTTTGGCCGGTTATCCGAGCCTGCCGCTCCTCTTTCTCGTTTTATTTACGGCGATTTCCGCTGTCGCTCTGATCCAATTTCGCGTTTTGCTTTCCGAGCGGGAGGAGACGGCCGCGCGCGGCGAAGCGCTGCTAAGCGAATACCGGCGGTTGAAGCGCAGGCTGATTTCGGATGAAGAAGCGGCCAGGCAGGAGGAACGGGCTTATGTCGGACGGGAAATCCACGATTCCGTCGGACACAAGCTGAGCGCCTTGCTTATGCAGCTTGAGGTTTACCGGTTGAAGTCCGGCGGGGAAACCCGAGAGATGCTGACGCAGTTGAAAGGACTGGCCAAAGAAAGCCTGGAGGAAACGAGAAACGAAATAAAGGGAAATGAATGGAAGGCAGCCGTTTGGGAAACCGTATCGTTGTGA